The window ACAACAAGAAGCTTAAGATTTGGATGAAAGAGCTTTCGCAACACAACTTCATCATCATAAGGATCATCTCCACCAGTCAGGAATGTAATCTCCTCCTCACTTATCTAAAAACAACAAAGACTTGTGTCATTTTCAGTACTAGTGAATGATCTGGTACTTTGTAATGTACAACACCTTTATAACATCTGCCAAATTCCAGATACTCATGATCTCTTTCCTTGCAGCTTCCTCTGACGGCCACAACGGCAATCTCAAATTCGGGTCATACGACAAGAGACTCCCCGAGGCTTTAGCGATTTTCATAGCTGCGAGCTGAGTCGACCGGCAAGGCTCCTCGATCAAACCGATAGATCCGTAATGAAAGATCTTGGCCTGTAAGAAGCCAGTCTACTTAGTCTCATTGAAAACGTGTGGATCAAGAAAGTGAAAGTCTCTACCTTTTGGATTAGATTCTTGTCAAGCTCAGACTCCAAGAGACGCATGTCGGCACTAGGGTGTCTGAAGAACAGAAACTCCCTCTCTCCGTCACCTCTCAACGTAACAAAGGCGAGAGCGGTGCGTGCTTTGTGGTCGAATCTCATCCCGGAGTTATCCACGTTGTTCAGCCTTAGAATATCAGCTAACATTCGTCCAAACTCATCATCACCtacctaaaacaaaaaaaaatcgaaaaacttttaatatttggaaatttgattttaataaatcattaaaaaacTGTGAAAGAAAAAAGATGAGACCTTTCCAACGAAAGCAGAGGAGCCACCGAGTCTAGAGACACCAACGGCTACATTCGCAGGTGCACCTCCTGGTGCTTTCTTGAAAGCTGGTGCTTCAGCGAGTGAAACACCTCCCACCGTTGGCACGAAATCGATCAGCATCTCGCCGAAACACACCACGAGAGTCTCTGAACGTCCTGTGTCGATCTTTAGATTCTTGAGATTACCTGTTGTCATCAAAGATCGAAGCTTTATGGAGAAACAATCAAACCCAGAAACTTAATTCCAGAACCCAATTCGAATCCAGCTTGGTAAGGATCGTTAGATCAAGAAGAACataagaagagagaagaggtgCAAGAACGGTTTTGAAACGAACCTGAGATGGCGTTCTCACCCATTTTGTTTTAGATTATTTCCAGAGATGTTCAGATTCGAAAGACAAGACGGAAACGGAGGGAGATGAAGCGAGAGGAGAGGAGAAGATTTGAAAGTTTGTTTTGGTTGGTTAATTGGTTACTAGTAGAGATGAAGAGACGAAGTTGGTTAATGTATTTAGCAAGTGATCATATATAATGACGTCACCACATTATGAATATTCCCGGTTTAATATAAACACACGCACACACAGACACACCTATTCCTATATACAGTATGTAGCTCGCGTGGACGATGGTATGGGtgttaataaatgaaaaatgaaaaatagttgttattagaattttagtatattggTATTACcaatagttttaatttaaataattatataaacacGTCAGTTTTTCGGTTCGATTCGGTTTAAAATCGAATCATTTGGGTTAGGAAAATCTTCAACCGAATGGTTTAAAATAGACtttggttcggtttgaatcGGTTTCAGTTCGGTTGGTTCGATTTGATTCGGTTCGGTTGGTTCGATTTGACTCGGTTCGAATGGTTCGATTTGACTCGGTTCGATTTGACTCGGTTCTGTTTGGTTTTTTGTCTATCTCTAGTGATTACTATCGAATTCGTGatttaagaatttttattttttagatttgcGATTTTTGTACTTTTATCGATATTTTCGGAATTTGTTATGTTATTTGGATTTATGACTATTTATTacagtttgaaaaaaaatcataaaaattaataaatgagAATTtcaagattattatttttattatttattttgaaagatACGGGTACGAAAACATCTCTTTGCTTTGCATTTTAGACACTACGAATGTCACTGGAGTAATACTGTATCAATCATCATCAAGTCATCAACTGTATTAGGATTACAAATCACGTAGGATTAATTAGAATAAGATATTCGACAATGGGCAATTTAGACCAGACTTGGATTTGAGGAACAGCAGAGCTAAGACAGAGGATAAATCAAGTGGCTTAACACTAAACAATAGTACTAACAAAGACATTGCCAACATGTAACTACAGAAACAAGATATCAAACACATGTTCTAAGTCAATAAATAATACCATTAAAGCTCTCTACCACCAAAAAGAAAACGCTCTATCGACGCTGCTTTCTTCGTGTCTTGAACGGGAACTGAGACTGCGGTGACGGTGAGAACTCTCTAGGCAACTCCGGTGGGCTCATCGCTCCTGTAAGCATCCCTAAAACATCTTTCATCGAAGGTCGCGAGACCGGTGATCTCTGCAGACACTGAAGTGCCACTTTAATGCACAAAACCGCTTGCTCTTGATCCAAACACTGCAGCTTCTCATCAACCAGATCACCTAGCCTCCCTCTTCTGGCGAGCTTCCGCGCCCACGACATGAGATTCGCGCGCTGTATGATCTCAGACGCCGGCCCCGACACGTCCAGCGGACGCCGTCCTGAGACCAGGACTAACAGCAGAACTCCGTAGCTATACACATCACACTTTTCAGAAACATCGTCTATGTTATTAGCACCACAACACTCCGGAGCAACGTAACACATCGTCCCTCTCATGCTCGGCGTGCTACTAACTCCGCAACTCTTAGCTGAATCGCGGCTGTTTTTCCGCCGCGCTCTCCATTGCTCGCCGCTTAACCCATCTAACCACCAGTCTATGCTACTACTTGTGATACTGTTACTGCTACTCACATCATCACTCTGAAACTCAGACTCCAaagtattcttcttcttcttcttctccttccgatTCTCATCTTTCCACCATTCTCTCACCATCCTccgattcttcttcttcttcttcttatcctCCTCGTCTAACGAAAGCCACCACTCAAGCCTCTTactactcttcttcttctccatcttggCACTTGACAAAGAAGCTGCTTCAGAGGTTTCAGCAACCCACTCCTTCTTCACCTCTGAGCCAATCCACTGCGTCACATAATCCTCCACCTtccctccaccaccaccaccacccccTTCTTGCTTCCACCACCAATCTCTATTCTCCATCTCTTTCCCATTCCTTTTCACAACCTCCATCTCTGGAGAAACAGAGACACTCGTAGCCGTCGTCTCAGGGGACTCATTAACCTTACAAACACTCACCGGACTCTGATCAGCGAACTCAAAGTTAGACTCAGTAGTGTTAGTCATCACACTCTCCACATCATTACTCTCATCATTCACCGTAACCGCCACTTGCTCCGACCTCACCCTCGCCAAACCAAAATCAGCGATCTTAGCATTGAATCCACGATCCAGCAGCACGTTACTCGGCTTCAAATCGCCGTGAATCACCGGCGGATTCAATCCGTGGAGATGCTCGATCCCTCTCGCGACATCAACGGCCACCAAGAACCGTCGCTTCCACTCCATTAGCTCGGGGGCCTTGCGGTGGAGAAGCGCGTCCTGGAGGTTACCGTTCTCCATCATCTCGTAGACGAGAGCTAAACGGCGACGTTTTAGATCGCGAGAGAATCCGACGACGGAGACGACGCGGGGAGAATCGAGCTTGCCGGCGAAGAAGAGCTCGTTCTGGAACTCTCGCTCGCCTTGGAGAGATCCCGAGTCCATCACCTTGACGGCGACGACGACGCTCCCGCCGATGGAGGATCGAGGTAAGTTGCCGCGGAACACGGAGCCGAATCCGCCTTGACCTAGCTTGTTCTCCGGGGAGAAGGAGGTGGTGGCTCTCCGGAGAGTCGAGTAGGAGAATTCGTGGAGCGGAGGTTTCTGAGGCGGCGTGGAGGAGGAGACTACCGCGGCGGAGGAGCGGCGTTTGCGGTTGGATTTGCAGAAACAGAGGGAGAGAGTGAAGAAGAGGGAGAGCCCCACGGCGGCGGATATAAGCGGCGGGGAGATGCGAGTGGTTGTGTCGTGGTGAGTTGACGACGGAAGGTTCGCCGGTGACGGCGAGGGGATTGCTCGCGACGGCATAGATGTTTGATTGGTCGAAGCGGAACCATAAACCGGaagatatttatttatgaatttgtttttttttgttttacactGTGAAGATGAGCTGTTACGAAATGTTTGTGGTCACACACACAGTAGTTAATGACTTTTCTTACAttgaatgattttttaattgtatCACGCAACGACTATTATTAATGTTTGACAGTTGACACTCTGTGACTTTTTActtaaattgttttttattaattagGTTACGTATTATTACGTACATGTGTTAATGTCATTGGTGTTTATAATACTAAACTTATAACGTATGATTAAACAGTACAATTTCACATGGGTCACTGAGGTTGGATAGGGGCCATAAGGGTCACAATAGTCATCGAGAAAATCATTTGgaaattttggattttatttaattaaataaaggaATTCAACAATGAAAACGGCGTTAAACTCTGCtgatgatttattaaatgaatcGTAATGTTTATTTTTGCAATACACTATGGGCTCGGCGACCTCGATTAATAATTTTTGACCTACCATTATTCTTAGATGACTTGACTAACTTGTGTATTTTATTGCAAGCAGATCTTTTGAGACTTTGATTAACATTTACAGTGTTTCTGGAAAGAGCTTGATATCTcagtatttttactttttactatTGGTTTAAGCTGTATAGTGTGTAGAAACAAACTTGAGAATATTTGGGTTGTAAAGAGAAAATGCTATTATTACTTCATGACTTTTTTAAACCCATTTGCtgtacatatttattttttaaaatgacatagaattacaacaacaaaaagcgAAAAAGGAGAAGCTAAAGAACATTTGCAACTATATCACCATtcatttatccaaaaaaaaaaactatatcacCATTCATCTGGAAGATAACTCATAGATAAACAACACCGTTCTTCTGGATATATATTGGATCACCAAACATGAAGTATTTTCTCAATTGAAGTGTTTGGTtgataataaaaacattaaaatgtatATGTTTACACCAAATAAAAAGAACAATTCGtctgttaaaagataatatGAAAGACGATTAAGTGAGCCTTTCTTGGggaaaatatactaaaaagaaATTAGTATGTTTTTGTTGCATGGTTGTTTAGATGAAGAATGTAATGAGTGCACATAAATATATGAGTTTAGAGATGATTTTGATTCTCTATACGTCGTTAAAAGATTTTAATGTGAATTGATGAAATTTTAGAGTTTGTTTAGTAAACTTTAATTAGTGTTATTATCTACCATAAAACGTGTTTACAATGTTACTATGAATGTTCTGAGGATTAATACGATGTGTCAATcctattaaattttaatgtgacTTACTTACTTCaggattattaatttataaatggaAATCCTTGAGTCTTGGGTCTTTGTTAAACACCTAGAATTAACTTTTGAAGGTTTATGGCTTGTTTAACAAAAATTATGGTCTATTGTTTGAGATTAGTTAAAATAGACATACTCCTTGCATTAAAATTATTGGAAGTCTTAGTTCtttatgtataatattaaaatattattttcaatagcACAGTTTTTTTGCttctatcatttttttaatcaaaatttataattttcttaagaACAACTTCAAGACTGTTAAGAACTATACTTGAAATAACTATCCATAAGAGTTACATATTGTGAAAAAAAATCGGAACATAAAACTGTGGGTGTATTTATGAATATCTACCAACAATCACCAAATAAGATGTAAAGTACTTAAAATCTTTACATCAAAACCAGTtacaaattaataatgtttagattttgatctTAGATATCATCCTTCAAATCCCACCTAAATGTGTTTAAGTTCAACTATATCTCATTAGGTAGCTAATTAGACCACCAAAATGATAATTTAGAATTTTCTTGACAATATATTGCTATAGTTGTTAGTTATAGAGTAACTTTTGACATTTTACTTTTTAGGTAAGGCACTTGCTCAAATCCGAAGCCCAGTTACAATAATAAAGATAGAAAAATAACTTGGAATTTTAAGTTGGGAGGGAAAAGCAGTAGATGTACTGATTTACTCCTTTTGTTAAGTACATAATTAAAGAAAttaattacaaaagaaaaaacaagattCTTGATTCTTACTCTTTTTGTGGTCCAATACTCTTGAAACAAAATAAGACGTAGAGTAAAGCCCCAAGGCCCACAAACACAATCATGATTCAAAGAAAAGTGCGACACGAACACTGAGACGATTCTTGGTTCAGATAATGgcccaaaaagaaaagaacaaaaggAAATGAGAATATTTCTTATGAACATTCTCTCCACTCCGGCTTTTTAACTTTAAAGAGACAATTCTTGATTCCAGAGCTTTGTTTTTGATTAAGATTCGAACATGGTATTCGTCAGGCTTGCTCAAATTGTTTTATCTGCTTTCTTTAATCTAGTCTGCATAGTGACACAGCAACGGTATTACCATAAACTAAACTACACGATGTATAGTCTAACTTTAATACTTCAATGTTTATTTAACCATTGAGAAAATAATAGCTTAATTCAAGCATCTTTACAGTACATTGACGCCTACGTCTAGACCGGCGTCAAATGGAACTTAAACGCCAACCCAACGCACTAcattgatattttattaatttggtAAAAACACATGCCAACTAATTAACTAATAACTTCAAGATGGTTGCACAAACCCACATCAATTAGAGAGCAGATTTTCAAAGTttaactatttgtattttattagtAAAACGACAATAGAACCTTATATAGTCCATGCCCGAAGTCCAAACCATTCTTCTCGCTTCTTCACATTCGCCGTTGTTAATGTTTCGTACGCCCAATTGATAACAAAACAAGAGACAAGCGCTAAACCCTTGAACTAATTAAGGCGCATCGCCATATCACCATTTCTTATTCCTTGGCATCAAGTACTATGGAGGGCTATTCTTTAGATCAATGACAATCACACTTATATTGTCATTGCTTTGTCTACCCAAAGCCAACCGCGTAAGTAACGTTGCAGCTAACACACTCCTTGAAGGATTCTGTCCTGATGATCCTTGTCCTTCATTGTCATCTTCCGTAGCCGTTTCGTTCAAATCAAGTCCCGAGGGAGCATCTTCACGGAGACAAAATCTAGCTATGTCGCAAGCTAGCTGACTTGAGAGCACGTCCCAGAGGCCATCGCTCGCTAATATTAAGCATTCATCACCAGGTTCCCTTCTCATGAAGGTTACTTCTGGCTCCCATGCTACCATTGGTTTTAGATACCTATCCCCTGCTCACATGGGGGTGTATCACATCGTTAGAAACATTTTTGCTACTGTAGTCTATAGAATGTGATTTTTATTCTTAAGAAAATCGACCAATACCAAAACGCCGGAAAAAACCTTAACCTGGTTGAAAATGGTAACAAAGACCAAGAACAAGATAAAACCGAACGAAAAAAACTCTTGTATCAAAAATATACTTCCTCCTCCTctgttttaatttaaaacaagatgtttattaaaatgtaataaatttACTAATAAAAGGTTAATACTGGAGGAAATAAATTGGCCAAAGCAAGGACCAACTCTTTTCTTCGTAAAAGTCACAAGCTCGGAACCAACATTGAGGAGGTTGTGGAGTTTCAGTTTTGTAACCTAGACTTTTTATATAATGATCCAGTCATATCATTTCCTTATAGTTAATGCTACCATGCAAAATGGAAgaagtaaatttaaaatatgaacCAACTTCTTTACactaaaaatagaaaacatcATATATAATGAGAGAAACCGATGGCGGTTTTCAAAAGTTAATACGAAAcagaaaaagtattttatttttaaaaaaaactagtaGTACATCAGAGGGATACGTTACTATTTTCAGAAGAACCGAAACATATTTTGCTTATTTAAAATCATCTTTTTTACCTATAGCCCTCGACGTGGCTAAGATTCCTTCAACTCTAGCTCCGTCCACCACTAAAACTCGACCACCAGCTGCTTCAATCCTCGCACGCTCGTCTGGTCTATCCGGCTGCATAAAAATCCAACTTCATAACTTCACACAAAGACTCCAACGTTCTCAGAAGAGCTAAAACAGAGTACTACAACTACTCAAGCTTAGACCAAACAAAACATTCGAATAAATAAAAACCACCTTATGATCATTACTTAGAGGAATAGCCATTCCATTCCGACACAACACCGCACGTGAGTCACCAGTATTGGCTACAACAACATTCCCATTCGTCAAAACCGCAGCAACCGCAGTAGAACCCGAAATCGCAGCTTCCCTTGGGTCGCAGTGGCAAAGAGACGCAGTGGTCCTACACATGCACGTCCCCATAGCCAGCTCATCCATCCTCTCGAAACTCCTCCTCATCACTCCCCGCCATTTCTCCTCCACGACGTCGTTTCCTCCCCCTTCGAGCTTGCAACCTGGTTGCTCCAGCTCTTCCTTTACTAACGTGTGCATCGTCGTGCTGCACAATGTTGACACCTGTTAAATTACCAAAACGCCTCCGGTTAATTATtctgaattaaatatttattgttcCAAGCGGTTAGCATCGgaaatttaaaactttatttttattgatttaccTGAGAACCGCCATGACCATCGTAAACAGCGAAGAAATGAACCGGTTTTTGCTGGTTAATCTCCGGTTCACATAAACTCGGTTTAACAGTAACCGTATCTTCCATCTTACGTGATCTCCCCATCACCGAAACTACTCCGTACATAGGTTCATCGTCTCCCTCTTCTCCCTTCCAAACTAGAGCTTCCGGTTTCTTGTGAGAGGAAGTCGGAGAAGGAAAGACACCTCCGACATCCGCCGGGAGACCGCCCATCTCCGCCGCCGTCGTCGTCGTCCGTGCATGTTTTTTCAGTGGAACAAAGCCTGAGTAGATAGTCTCTTCACGGTTCTTAGACGAACTTGGTTC of the Brassica rapa cultivar Chiifu-401-42 chromosome A03, CAAS_Brap_v3.01, whole genome shotgun sequence genome contains:
- the LOC103857168 gene encoding receptor-like serine/threonine-protein kinase At4g25390, with protein sequence MPSRAIPSPSPANLPSSTHHDTTTRISPPLISAAVGLSLFFTLSLCFCKSNRKRRSSAAVVSSSTPPQKPPLHEFSYSTLRRATTSFSPENKLGQGGFGSVFRGNLPRSSIGGSVVVAVKVMDSGSLQGEREFQNELFFAGKLDSPRVVSVVGFSRDLKRRRLALVYEMMENGNLQDALLHRKAPELMEWKRRFLVAVDVARGIEHLHGLNPPVIHGDLKPSNVLLDRGFNAKIADFGLARVRSEQVAVTVNDESNDVESVMTNTTESNFEFADQSPVSVCKVNESPETTATSVSVSPEMEVVKRNGKEMENRDWWWKQEGGGGGGGGKVEDYVTQWIGSEVKKEWVAETSEAASLSSAKMEKKKSSKRLEWWLSLDEEDKKKKKKNRRMVREWWKDENRKEKKKKKNTLESEFQSDDVSSSNSITSSSIDWWLDGLSGEQWRARRKNSRDSAKSCGVSSTPSMRGTMCYVAPECCGANNIDDVSEKCDVYSYGVLLLVLVSGRRPLDVSGPASEIIQRANLMSWARKLARRGRLGDLVDEKLQCLDQEQAVLCIKVALQCLQRSPVSRPSMKDVLGMLTGAMSPPELPREFSPSPQSQFPFKTRRKQRR
- the LOC103857166 gene encoding probable fructokinase-7, translating into MGENAISGNLKNLKIDTGRSETLVVCFGEMLIDFVPTVGGVSLAEAPAFKKAPGGAPANVAVGVSRLGGSSAFVGKVGDDEFGRMLADILRLNNVDNSGMRFDHKARTALAFVTLRGDGEREFLFFRHPSADMRLLESELDKNLIQKAKIFHYGSIGLIEEPCRSTQLAAMKIAKASGSLLSYDPNLRLPLWPSEEAARKEIMSIWNLADVIKISEEEITFLTGGDDPYDDEVVLRKLFHPNLKLLVVSEGPNGCRYYTQEFKGRVGGVKVKAVDTTGAGDAFVSGLLNSLASDLTLLTDEKKLREALLFANACGAITATERGAIPAMPTMDAVQDLLSSSRS
- the LOC103857169 gene encoding probable protein phosphatase 2C 75, with the translated sequence MTEIYRTVSTGRRDDVSPTKCRERRRRRIEMRRQAAVFGEPSSSKNREETIYSGFVPLKKHARTTTTAAEMGGLPADVGGVFPSPTSSHKKPEALVWKGEEGDDEPMYGVVSVMGRSRKMEDTVTVKPSLCEPEINQQKPVHFFAVYDGHGGSQVSTLCSTTMHTLVKEELEQPGCKLEGGGNDVVEEKWRGVMRRSFERMDELAMGTCMCRTTASLCHCDPREAAISGSTAVAAVLTNGNVVVANTGDSRAVLCRNGMAIPLSNDHKPDRPDERARIEAAGGRVLVVDGARVEGILATSRAIGDRYLKPMVAWEPEVTFMRREPGDECLILASDGLWDVLSSQLACDIARFCLREDAPSGLDLNETATEDDNEGQGSSGQNPSRSVLAATLLTRLALGRQSNDNISVIVIDLKNSPP